One segment of Thermogemmata fonticola DNA contains the following:
- the hslU gene encoding ATP-dependent protease ATPase subunit HslU translates to MLAPPAWTPRQIVTELDKYIVGQHAAKRAVAIAIRNRWRRQQLPPDLRKDVTPKNIILIGPTGVGKTEIARRLAQLVGAPFVKVEATRFTEVGYVGRDVESIIRDLAEAGAVIVRQQMHAQVREQAQKRVREKLLDLLLPSSRREEYPEEAEETTPRRRISRSREKLAAQLDAGLLEDRIVTVEVPKKAEMPIFAAVGIDNLDSDLRHLFEQVLPRNTVSQDMPIREARKVLLEQETEALIDRAALAERTVELVENHGIVFLDEIDKICGPQSSHGPDVSRQGVQRDLLPIVEGTTVNSKYGPIRTDHILFVAAGAFHTAKPSDLMPELQGRFPIRVELSDLSREDFVRILTEPKHALTRQYAELLRTEGVDLTFTPDGIEALADIAYQVNRTHQNIGARRLHTVLEKVVEDISFEAPDLPDKQVVIDAAFVHRRLADILQREDLSKYIL, encoded by the coding sequence ATGCTCGCGCCGCCGGCCTGGACACCCCGGCAGATCGTCACGGAGTTGGACAAGTACATTGTCGGGCAGCACGCTGCCAAGCGGGCGGTCGCCATTGCCATTCGCAATCGCTGGCGTCGGCAGCAACTGCCGCCGGACCTGCGCAAGGATGTGACTCCCAAAAACATCATCCTCATCGGTCCGACCGGGGTGGGTAAGACGGAGATCGCCCGCCGCCTGGCGCAACTGGTGGGAGCGCCCTTTGTCAAAGTGGAAGCCACCCGCTTCACCGAAGTGGGATATGTGGGGCGGGACGTGGAAAGCATCATCCGGGACCTGGCCGAGGCAGGTGCGGTGATCGTCCGGCAGCAGATGCATGCTCAGGTACGCGAACAGGCTCAGAAGCGCGTCCGCGAAAAACTCTTGGACCTGCTTCTGCCCAGCAGCCGCCGCGAGGAATACCCGGAGGAAGCAGAGGAGACTACCCCGCGCCGGCGCATCAGCCGCAGCCGAGAAAAACTGGCGGCCCAATTGGATGCCGGCTTGCTGGAGGATCGGATCGTCACGGTAGAAGTGCCCAAGAAAGCCGAGATGCCCATCTTCGCCGCCGTGGGAATCGACAATCTCGACTCGGACCTGCGCCACCTCTTCGAGCAGGTCCTGCCCCGCAATACCGTGAGCCAAGATATGCCGATCCGCGAGGCCCGCAAAGTGCTCCTGGAACAGGAAACCGAAGCCCTCATTGATCGGGCCGCCCTCGCGGAACGCACCGTGGAACTCGTCGAAAATCACGGCATCGTCTTTCTGGACGAGATCGACAAGATTTGCGGTCCGCAAAGCAGTCATGGGCCGGATGTGTCCCGCCAGGGAGTCCAGCGAGACCTCTTGCCGATCGTCGAAGGCACCACAGTCAACAGCAAATATGGTCCTATCCGCACCGACCATATCCTGTTCGTCGCCGCGGGGGCCTTCCACACGGCCAAACCTTCCGATCTGATGCCGGAGTTGCAAGGCCGCTTTCCCATCCGAGTCGAATTGAGCGATCTGAGCCGGGAGGACTTTGTCCGCATCCTGACCGAACCGAAGCATGCCCTGACCCGCCAGTATGCTGAGTTGCTCCGCACCGAGGGCGTGGACCTGACCTTCACCCCGGACGGCATTGAAGCCTTGGCCGACATCGCTTATCAGGTCAACCGGACCCACCAGAATATCGGTGCCCGGCGGCTCCACACCGTGCTCGAAAAAGTCGTCGAAGACATCAGCTTTGAAGCGCCCGACCTGCCGGATAAACAGGTGGTGATCGACGCCGCCTTCGTCCACCGCCGCCTCGCTGACATCCTCCAGCGAGAAGACCTGAGCAAATACATCCTCTGA
- a CDS encoding PSD1 and planctomycete cytochrome C domain-containing protein: MLAAVSWLLAAGGGLGRAGGDPPASSASAAGRTSGGAAVDYIRDVRPILSNNCFACHGPDDKTRKGGLRLDLRDEAVAVLSPGKPQESELLRRVSSSEGDEVMPPVKTGRRLSPREIDILRQWIAQGAPYAPHWAYRKPVLPPLPAVQAPPHFPIRNPIDAFILYRLQQEGLTPQPEADRYALARRVALDLTGLPPSVEEAEAFVRDPAPDAYERYVDRLLAKPAYGEHWARFWLDLARYADSAGYADDPPRTIWKYRDYVIASFNANKPFDRFTLEQLAGDLLLEEEGYVPKGQPLNLDEAWRLPPPALEMLVATAFHRNTMTNNEGGTNDEEFRNVAVVDRVNTTFTVWMATSIGCAQCHTHKYDPISQKEYFQVFAFFNNTADADRSDESPVLPFWTEELLQKKRSLQEQIRKLEEQLRGKKPDELPAERQRLEALKKQANAIRPVTTVPILQELQGSRRRTTRIQHRGNFQDLGEAVSEGTPAVFHPFSPQWPKNRLGFARWLLSPDNPLTARVIANRFWEQIFGVGIVRTSEEFGIQGELPVHPELLDWLALELQKDWNIKRFLKLLVTSSTYRQAVRVTPELYERDPDNRLLARGPRVRLTAEMVRDQALFAAGLLSSKMFGPSVKPPQPNLGVTAAFGGRIDWETSTGEDRYRRGVYTTWRRSNPYPSMVMFDAPNREVCTVRRGQTNTPLQALVTMNDPVYVEAAQALARRTIQEGGITPQAKAVYAFRRCLIRPPTDAEVQRLVTLYQQAREGFAKDPSRAARLATDPLGPLPPGIDPVEAAAWTTVANVLLNLDEMFLKR, translated from the coding sequence GTGCTTGCGGCGGTCAGTTGGCTCCTGGCGGCAGGAGGCGGTCTTGGCCGAGCCGGCGGTGATCCGCCTGCCTCTTCCGCATCCGCCGCGGGCCGGACTTCTGGAGGGGCGGCGGTGGATTACATCCGTGATGTCCGTCCCATTCTGTCAAATAACTGTTTTGCCTGTCATGGTCCCGACGACAAGACACGCAAGGGCGGGTTGCGGCTAGACCTGCGGGACGAAGCCGTTGCGGTGCTCAGTCCGGGCAAGCCTCAGGAGAGCGAGTTGTTACGGCGGGTGAGCAGCTCGGAGGGGGACGAGGTGATGCCGCCGGTCAAAACGGGCCGGCGCCTCAGCCCGCGCGAGATCGACATCTTGCGGCAGTGGATTGCTCAAGGCGCCCCTTACGCTCCGCATTGGGCCTATCGCAAGCCGGTCCTGCCGCCCCTTCCCGCTGTCCAAGCCCCGCCGCACTTCCCGATTCGCAATCCGATTGACGCCTTCATCCTGTATCGCCTCCAACAGGAAGGTTTGACTCCCCAGCCGGAGGCGGACCGCTATGCCTTGGCCCGCCGGGTGGCCCTGGACCTGACGGGTCTGCCGCCGAGTGTGGAGGAGGCGGAGGCCTTCGTGCGTGATCCGGCCCCGGATGCTTACGAGCGGTACGTCGATCGCTTGCTGGCCAAGCCGGCCTATGGCGAACACTGGGCACGCTTTTGGCTCGACCTGGCCCGCTACGCCGACAGCGCCGGTTACGCCGATGATCCGCCCCGCACCATCTGGAAATACCGCGATTATGTGATCGCCAGTTTCAACGCCAACAAGCCCTTCGACCGCTTCACCCTGGAACAACTGGCCGGCGACCTGCTTTTGGAAGAGGAAGGTTATGTTCCCAAAGGCCAGCCGCTGAATCTGGACGAGGCCTGGCGCTTGCCTCCGCCGGCCCTGGAGATGCTGGTGGCCACCGCCTTCCACCGCAACACGATGACGAACAACGAAGGGGGGACCAACGACGAAGAGTTCCGTAATGTCGCCGTGGTGGATCGCGTCAATACGACCTTCACCGTCTGGATGGCGACGTCCATCGGCTGCGCTCAATGCCACACGCACAAGTATGACCCCATCAGTCAAAAGGAATACTTCCAGGTTTTCGCCTTTTTCAACAACACCGCTGATGCCGACCGTTCTGACGAAAGTCCAGTTCTGCCGTTCTGGACTGAGGAGTTGCTCCAGAAGAAGCGGAGCCTCCAGGAGCAGATCCGCAAGCTGGAGGAGCAGTTGCGCGGGAAGAAGCCGGACGAACTTCCCGCCGAGCGGCAACGCTTGGAAGCGCTCAAGAAGCAAGCCAACGCAATCCGGCCGGTGACCACGGTGCCGATCCTCCAGGAGTTGCAGGGTTCCCGGCGGCGGACCACGCGCATCCAGCATCGAGGTAATTTTCAGGACCTCGGCGAAGCGGTCAGCGAAGGGACACCGGCAGTGTTTCATCCCTTCTCCCCGCAGTGGCCCAAAAACCGCCTCGGTTTCGCTCGCTGGCTCCTTAGCCCCGACAACCCCCTGACGGCCCGCGTCATCGCCAATCGGTTCTGGGAGCAGATCTTTGGCGTGGGGATTGTCCGCACCAGCGAGGAGTTCGGTATCCAGGGAGAATTGCCGGTACATCCGGAGTTGCTGGACTGGCTGGCCCTGGAGTTGCAAAAGGACTGGAACATCAAGCGCTTCCTGAAGCTGCTGGTGACCTCCAGCACCTATCGCCAGGCAGTTCGGGTGACGCCGGAGTTGTATGAACGGGACCCGGACAATCGCCTGCTCGCCCGTGGACCACGGGTGCGCCTGACCGCGGAGATGGTGCGGGATCAGGCCCTCTTTGCCGCAGGACTGCTCAGCTCCAAGATGTTCGGGCCGTCGGTCAAGCCGCCCCAGCCAAACCTGGGCGTTACCGCTGCCTTCGGAGGACGTATCGATTGGGAAACCAGCACGGGAGAGGATCGCTACCGCCGCGGGGTATACACCACCTGGAGGCGGAGCAATCCCTATCCGTCCATGGTGATGTTCGATGCTCCCAACCGGGAAGTTTGCACCGTGCGCCGGGGACAGACAAATACGCCGTTGCAGGCGCTGGTCACTATGAATGATCCGGTGTATGTCGAAGCGGCCCAAGCTCTGGCCCGTCGGACAATTCAGGAAGGTGGGATTACTCCCCAAGCGAAGGCGGTTTATGCTTTCCGCCGCTGCCTCATTCGCCCGCCCACGGATGCGGAAGTGCAACGCCTGGTGACGCTGTACCAGCAGGCCCGTGAGGGTTTTGCTAAAGACCCCTCCCGTGCTGCCCGGCTGGCCACCGACCCCTTGGGACCTCTGCCGCCGGGGATCGATCCGGTGGAAGCCGCTGCCTGGACCACCGTGGCCAACGTCCTGCTCAACCTCGACGAGATGTTCCTCAAGCGTTGA
- the rho gene encoding transcription termination factor Rho codes for MPDAKGVEGTPPRPSLLRAAAARRLVRKTAAAGESAPAGSTPAPAPPPPTPAALGAPATPATEARTESAAEARPTSDARIPAEPRSLERPVRAPSGVPCRLDDLYRMPMPQLFKLAEKEGIHEHSGMNRAQLIVAIVRRQIERGEIVRGSGTLEVLPDGYGFLRSQAHNYLASPEDIYVSPSQIRRMSLRTGLVVEGPIRLPIENQDNFAIMQIERVNGRNPDEIATLTNFEDLTPLHPNQRLRLETTPDELSMRIVDLITPIGKGQRGLIVAPPRTGKTILLSKMANAILKNHPECYVFVLLVDERPEEVTEMQRMVQGTNAEVVASTFDEPAEEHIHVSEIVLEKAKRMVEMKQDVVILLDSITRLARAHNTEAGPGGKLLSGGLDSNAMQKPKRFFGAARNIEEGGSLTILATALIDTGSRMDEVIFEEFKGTGNMELHLDRRLVEKRVYPAIDVNRSGTRKEELLLHPDELEKIRILRRVLADMHPVEAMELLVNRAKKTKSNAEFLLSMNLG; via the coding sequence ATGCCCGACGCCAAAGGCGTCGAAGGGACGCCACCGCGCCCCTCTCTTTTGCGTGCTGCTGCTGCACGGCGTTTAGTTCGGAAGACGGCCGCTGCGGGCGAGTCCGCCCCGGCGGGGAGCACTCCAGCGCCGGCCCCGCCGCCTCCGACCCCGGCTGCCTTGGGAGCGCCTGCCACTCCGGCAACCGAAGCACGGACGGAGTCGGCGGCTGAGGCCCGCCCCACCAGCGACGCCCGCATTCCGGCGGAACCCCGTTCCCTGGAGCGGCCCGTCCGCGCCCCTTCCGGAGTGCCCTGCCGCCTGGATGACCTCTACCGCATGCCCATGCCCCAACTGTTCAAACTGGCGGAAAAAGAGGGCATCCACGAGCACTCCGGTATGAACCGGGCGCAGCTCATCGTCGCCATCGTCCGCCGGCAGATCGAACGAGGCGAGATCGTCCGCGGTTCCGGCACCTTGGAAGTCCTCCCGGACGGCTATGGCTTCCTCCGCTCTCAAGCCCACAACTACCTCGCCAGCCCGGAGGACATCTACGTTTCCCCCTCGCAGATCCGCCGCATGAGCCTGCGCACCGGCCTGGTCGTCGAAGGGCCGATCCGCCTGCCCATCGAAAACCAGGACAACTTCGCCATCATGCAGATCGAGCGGGTCAATGGTCGCAACCCCGATGAGATCGCCACCCTCACCAACTTTGAGGACCTCACCCCCCTCCACCCCAACCAGCGCCTGCGGCTGGAAACCACGCCCGACGAGCTGTCCATGCGCATCGTGGACCTCATCACCCCGATCGGCAAAGGACAGCGCGGCCTGATCGTGGCTCCGCCCCGCACCGGCAAAACCATCCTGCTCTCCAAGATGGCCAATGCCATCCTGAAAAATCACCCCGAATGCTACGTCTTCGTCCTGCTCGTGGATGAGCGGCCGGAGGAAGTCACCGAAATGCAACGCATGGTGCAAGGCACTAATGCGGAGGTGGTGGCCAGCACCTTCGACGAACCCGCCGAAGAACATATCCACGTCTCGGAAATCGTCCTCGAAAAAGCCAAGCGCATGGTGGAAATGAAGCAGGACGTCGTCATCCTGCTCGACTCGATCACCCGCTTGGCCCGTGCCCACAACACGGAAGCCGGACCCGGAGGCAAACTCCTCTCCGGCGGTCTGGACTCCAACGCCATGCAGAAGCCGAAACGCTTCTTCGGTGCCGCTCGCAACATCGAAGAAGGCGGCAGCCTGACCATTCTGGCCACCGCCCTCATCGACACCGGCTCCCGCATGGATGAAGTCATCTTCGAGGAGTTCAAAGGAACCGGAAACATGGAGTTGCACCTGGACCGCCGCCTCGTGGAAAAACGGGTCTATCCCGCCATCGATGTCAATCGGTCCGGCACCCGCAAGGAAGAACTCCTCCTCCACCCCGACGAACTGGAGAAAATCCGCATCCTCCGCCGCGTCCTTGCTGACATGCACCCCGTGGAGGCTATGGAACTCCTTGTCAACCGGGCCAAGAAAACCAAGTCTAACGCCGAGTTCCTTCTCTCGATGAATCTCGGCTGA
- a CDS encoding cation:proton antiporter, giving the protein MGGAALFAVGDGEVLVRAVLLQIVVILVAARAAAVVVRRLGQPAVVGEFLAGLALGPSLLGRWQPELFAALFRPPLAGMTPEQSALLVEQVLGFTAHLGLIFLLFLVGLEVDGRYFRRGWGQPVAIAGVGLLLPLLVGLPVGYGLAWEEGAIGEEGLLSPAVLFVAAAFAITALPVLARILIDLGVLGTHLARLALASAAITDGAMWCLLAGITAWVNRREVGMGFGQSLLFLATFVLVMAFVIRPWGGKYLRRALQRGEGRLSLPVWTVLLLLLLLSAYTASGMGIHAWFGAFALGVALAGVPGFPAEAAARLRTLTQGFFLPIFFAYAGLRTDVFVMLDVWSGPVCLGVLAAAALVKWVPCTLAARWQGLSWREAALMGSLMNTRGLMGLVVASMGRDVGALSPGLFALLVLMAEIMTLLTTPLVLLLARGTEWEAPLRTSGWLRPQSVPAAATSVSASEAITSVSEVPPMMKK; this is encoded by the coding sequence ATGGGAGGTGCGGCTCTGTTCGCCGTGGGGGATGGGGAAGTCTTGGTTCGGGCCGTTCTGCTCCAGATTGTGGTGATTCTGGTAGCAGCTCGTGCAGCGGCGGTGGTGGTACGGCGGCTGGGGCAACCCGCGGTTGTGGGGGAATTCCTGGCGGGTTTGGCCTTGGGTCCGTCGCTTTTGGGACGCTGGCAGCCGGAGTTGTTCGCCGCCTTGTTTCGCCCCCCTTTGGCGGGGATGACGCCGGAGCAATCGGCCCTACTGGTGGAGCAGGTGTTGGGCTTCACCGCCCATTTGGGTTTGATCTTTCTGCTGTTTCTGGTGGGTTTAGAGGTAGATGGCCGGTATTTCCGCCGGGGTTGGGGCCAGCCGGTGGCCATTGCCGGGGTCGGACTTCTGCTACCACTGTTGGTGGGCCTTCCCGTGGGTTATGGCCTGGCTTGGGAAGAAGGGGCAATCGGTGAAGAGGGGCTTCTTTCACCCGCCGTGCTCTTTGTGGCGGCGGCATTTGCCATCACCGCCCTGCCCGTGCTCGCCCGCATACTGATCGACTTGGGGGTTTTGGGGACCCATCTAGCTCGCCTGGCGCTGGCGTCCGCGGCGATCACCGATGGAGCCATGTGGTGCCTCCTGGCGGGCATCACGGCTTGGGTCAACCGCCGCGAAGTCGGGATGGGTTTCGGGCAATCGCTCCTATTCCTGGCAACCTTCGTCTTGGTGATGGCGTTCGTCATTCGTCCGTGGGGAGGGAAATATCTGCGTCGGGCGTTGCAGCGCGGCGAAGGGCGGCTGAGTCTGCCAGTTTGGACCGTACTGCTGCTTCTACTGTTGCTGAGCGCTTACACTGCGAGTGGGATGGGCATCCATGCTTGGTTTGGGGCGTTTGCGCTGGGGGTGGCTTTGGCCGGCGTGCCCGGCTTCCCAGCGGAAGCCGCTGCCCGTTTGCGCACCCTGACGCAAGGCTTTTTCCTGCCGATCTTTTTCGCTTATGCGGGGCTGCGAACCGATGTTTTCGTGATGCTGGATGTCTGGAGTGGGCCGGTGTGCCTGGGAGTGTTGGCCGCCGCCGCCCTGGTCAAGTGGGTTCCCTGTACCTTGGCCGCTCGCTGGCAGGGCTTATCCTGGCGTGAAGCCGCCCTCATGGGGTCGCTGATGAATACCCGCGGCCTGATGGGACTGGTTGTCGCCAGCATGGGGCGGGATGTCGGGGCGCTCTCCCCCGGTCTCTTCGCACTCCTCGTGCTCATGGCGGAGATCATGACCCTTTTGACGACTCCGCTCGTGCTCCTGCTGGCTCGCGGCACGGAATGGGAAGCCCCCCTGCGGACGTCGGGTTGGCTCCGGCCTCAATCCGTTCCAGCCGCGGCCACGAGCGTCTCCGCCTCCGAGGCGATCACCTCCGTCTCCGAGGTTCCCCCAATGATGAAAAAATGA
- a CDS encoding tetratricopeptide repeat-containing sulfotransferase family protein, whose amino-acid sequence MNTLLDRALTLHRQGQWDEAELLYRRILDEEPAQGEALHLLGVLAYQRGDYSQAMRWLARAAECRPQSAVVFSNWSEAARLGGDLTTALQAAQRAVHLDPTLAEGYNHLGLAWQAAGNRTEAEAAFRRALEVRPDFALAWNNLGTVLREQGRTPEALEAFRRAVEADPRLPLALSNLGQALLEAGAKEEAEHYLRQAVEANPQLAEAWSNLGNALRAQDKLEEAIHCYRQALALRPDVAMIHGNLGQALQQQGHLAQAIACYARAVELDPTSPRFETFWASALAEQENYAAAAEHYRKALALKPDHVEALQGLGSVLLEQGDFADALEHFDAALRLRPTDAETLVSRAAAYAELGQLERARADYRAALQHDPEHAGAWSVLATLLRDRLPPEDVAAMEALLAREHLSDWRRALLHHGLAHVYDARGEYVRAAEHAARGNACRRLVWTRQGKTYQREEHSAFVDFLIRCFSPEWFACTQGWGLETPVPVFIIGLPRSGTTLIEQILASHPQVYGGGELTITKEVIDLLPQWLGRSEAPLMGLPHLTRAAALQAAKEHLARLRRLHPSAERLVDKMPDNYLWLGWLATLFPKARFIHVRRDDRDVALSCWLTNFKQIRWACDLEDIAARIRDHHRLMDHWRAVLPVPLLEIDYEAVVEDLESATRRLLDFSASIGIPNAWLSTTINVPSAPRAWSKSANRSIDTPASAGCITGIPPWANFSCAWARQAGAIQKGSRLTPHPLSHNGPITERRASVQQLSAARPFSMRPDCSLPDVGSTPWFFPSASSRRCSSCGLVLVWRPGLCLRRRGKKTSQSQRERALKVSSL is encoded by the coding sequence ATGAACACACTGCTGGATCGTGCCCTGACATTGCATCGTCAAGGACAGTGGGATGAAGCGGAGCTGCTCTACCGGCGCATCCTAGACGAGGAGCCGGCGCAGGGGGAGGCTCTGCATCTCTTAGGCGTGCTGGCCTATCAGCGGGGGGATTACAGCCAAGCCATGCGCTGGCTGGCCCGCGCTGCCGAATGCCGGCCCCAATCGGCCGTTGTGTTCAGCAACTGGTCGGAAGCAGCGCGTCTCGGCGGCGATCTGACCACAGCATTGCAAGCAGCCCAGCGGGCGGTGCATCTCGATCCCACCCTGGCGGAAGGGTACAACCATCTTGGCTTAGCCTGGCAAGCCGCGGGCAACAGGACCGAAGCGGAAGCGGCCTTCCGCCGCGCTCTGGAAGTGCGGCCGGACTTCGCCCTGGCCTGGAACAATCTGGGCACGGTGCTGCGCGAACAAGGGCGTACCCCAGAAGCCCTGGAGGCCTTCCGCCGGGCGGTGGAGGCGGACCCGCGCCTGCCCTTGGCCCTGAGCAATCTTGGCCAGGCCTTGCTGGAGGCGGGAGCCAAAGAGGAGGCGGAACACTATCTCCGCCAGGCGGTGGAGGCCAACCCCCAACTGGCCGAAGCGTGGAGCAACCTCGGCAATGCCCTGCGTGCCCAGGATAAGCTGGAGGAAGCAATCCACTGCTACCGCCAGGCCCTGGCTCTGCGGCCGGATGTGGCTATGATTCACGGCAATCTCGGCCAGGCCCTGCAACAGCAAGGCCATCTGGCCCAGGCCATCGCCTGTTATGCCCGCGCTGTGGAGTTGGACCCCACCTCCCCCCGCTTTGAGACCTTCTGGGCGAGCGCCCTGGCGGAACAGGAGAACTACGCCGCTGCTGCCGAGCATTATCGCAAAGCCCTGGCCCTCAAACCGGACCATGTCGAAGCCTTGCAGGGTTTGGGGTCTGTGCTCCTGGAACAAGGCGATTTCGCCGACGCGCTGGAGCATTTCGATGCCGCCTTGCGGTTGCGGCCTACTGACGCCGAAACGCTGGTCAGCCGGGCGGCGGCGTACGCCGAGTTGGGCCAACTCGAACGAGCACGGGCCGACTACCGCGCCGCCCTTCAGCACGATCCGGAACATGCCGGTGCCTGGAGCGTCCTGGCCACGCTATTACGGGATCGCCTCCCGCCGGAAGATGTGGCGGCTATGGAAGCCCTCTTGGCCCGCGAACACCTTTCGGACTGGCGGCGCGCTTTGCTCCATCATGGCCTGGCCCACGTGTACGATGCACGCGGGGAATATGTCCGGGCGGCGGAGCATGCAGCGCGGGGCAATGCCTGCCGCCGACTCGTCTGGACGCGCCAAGGAAAAACCTATCAGCGGGAAGAACATTCCGCCTTCGTCGATTTCCTGATCCGTTGTTTTTCCCCCGAATGGTTCGCCTGCACTCAAGGATGGGGATTGGAGACGCCCGTGCCTGTCTTCATCATCGGGCTGCCCCGCTCCGGCACGACACTCATCGAGCAGATTCTGGCGAGCCATCCGCAGGTCTACGGCGGGGGGGAATTGACGATTACCAAGGAAGTCATCGACCTGCTGCCGCAGTGGCTGGGGCGGTCGGAAGCCCCGCTCATGGGCCTGCCCCATCTGACACGGGCTGCGGCCTTGCAGGCTGCTAAGGAGCATCTGGCCCGCTTGCGCCGCTTGCATCCTTCGGCGGAACGCCTCGTGGATAAAATGCCCGACAACTATCTCTGGCTCGGCTGGCTGGCCACCCTCTTTCCCAAGGCCCGCTTTATCCACGTCCGCCGCGATGACCGCGATGTGGCCCTCTCCTGCTGGCTGACCAATTTCAAGCAAATCCGCTGGGCGTGCGATCTGGAGGACATCGCCGCCCGCATTCGCGATCATCACCGGCTTATGGACCATTGGCGGGCCGTGCTCCCCGTCCCCCTTCTCGAAATCGACTACGAAGCGGTGGTAGAGGACCTGGAAAGCGCTACCCGACGGCTGCTCGATTTCTCGGCCTCGATTGGCATCCCCAATGCTTGGCTTTCCACGACAATCAACGTCCCGTCCGCACCGCGAGCCTGGTCCAAGTCCGCCAACCGGTCTATCGACACTCCTGCCAGCGCTGGATGCATTACCGGGATACCTCCTTGGGCGAATTTCTCCTGCGCCTGGGCCAGGCAAGCTGGAGCAATTCAAAAGGGAAGCAGATTAACTCCGCACCCCCTGTCTCACAACGGCCCGATAACTGAGAGGAGGGCGTCGGTTCAGCAGCTTTCAGCGGCTCGTCCTTTCTCGATGCGGCCAGATTGCAGCCTACCTGATGTTGGATCGACTCCCTGGTTCTTCCCTTCCGCTTCCTCCAGGCGTTGTTCCTCGTGTGGACTTGTCCTGGTCTGGAGGCCGGGGTTGTGTCTGAGGCGGAGAGGGAAGAAAACGAGCCAGAGCCAGCGAGAAAGAGCCTTGAAGGTGTCATCTCTCTAG
- the hslV gene encoding ATP-dependent protease subunit HslV, translated as MRARRSRSPRFHGTTILAVRTAQGAALGGDGQVTLGNVVMKADARKVRRLYDGKVLAGFAGAAADAFALLERFESKLRDHQGSVPRAATELARDWRTDRILRRLEAMLIVMDREHLLLISGTGDVIQPSDHVLAIGSGGPYALAAARALLAHTSLPPVDIVRRSLEIAADLCIYTNRQIEVAELT; from the coding sequence ATGAGGGCGAGGAGATCGAGGAGTCCGCGGTTTCATGGGACGACCATCCTCGCGGTGCGCACAGCTCAGGGTGCCGCGCTGGGGGGAGATGGGCAGGTCACGCTGGGGAATGTGGTGATGAAGGCGGATGCCCGGAAGGTCCGACGGCTTTACGACGGGAAGGTGCTGGCCGGCTTCGCGGGCGCGGCGGCTGATGCATTCGCCCTCCTCGAACGCTTTGAAAGCAAGCTGCGCGATCATCAGGGGTCTGTGCCGCGGGCGGCCACGGAGCTGGCCCGCGATTGGCGGACCGATCGCATCCTCCGCCGACTGGAGGCGATGCTCATCGTCATGGACCGCGAGCACCTGCTCCTGATCAGCGGCACCGGCGATGTGATCCAACCCTCGGACCACGTTTTGGCCATTGGTTCCGGCGGTCCCTATGCTCTGGCCGCCGCCCGCGCCTTGCTGGCCCATACCTCCTTGCCGCCGGTGGATATCGTCCGCCGCTCCTTGGAAATTGCCGCCGATTTGTGTATCTATACAAACCGCCAGATCGAAGTCGCGGAATTGACCTGA